A portion of the Bacillus sp. es.034 genome contains these proteins:
- a CDS encoding VanZ family protein, whose amino-acid sequence MRVLVAVCYGILIFILTCTKSLTNLVVEGHPVFQWNPHPDLMSFFTMSSFPFQSSAYIIQKAGHAAAFFFLGLVVHSVVKKALMGYLISSIIGLCTEIAQLFFSRTGCLLDVGYDVAGITIYFVAYFIIRALLYLPSSIRKSGVIKQ is encoded by the coding sequence TTGCGTGTTTTAGTTGCAGTCTGCTATGGTATTTTAATTTTCATCCTTACATGTACAAAAAGCTTAACGAACCTTGTTGTAGAAGGGCACCCTGTTTTTCAGTGGAATCCACACCCGGATCTTATGAGTTTCTTTACTATGAGCTCTTTTCCGTTTCAAAGCAGTGCTTACATCATACAAAAGGCCGGACATGCAGCCGCGTTTTTTTTCCTGGGATTAGTGGTCCACTCAGTTGTTAAGAAAGCATTGATGGGCTATTTAATTTCATCGATTATCGGGTTATGCACAGAAATCGCTCAGCTCTTTTTTTCAAGAACAGGGTGTTTGCTCGATGTAGGGTATGATGTCGCGGGCATCACAATATATTTTGTGGCTTACTTCATTATCAGGGCACTTCTTTATCTTCCATCAAGCATTCGCAAAAGTGGTGTAATCAAGCAATAA
- a CDS encoding rhodanese-related sulfurtransferase, with amino-acid sequence MKDYRVLLYYNYVDIENPEEVTAQHKQLCSDLGLMGRILISSEGINGTCSGTIEQTDAYMEAMRQDPHFKDTVFKIDEADEHAFKKLKVKHRPELVTLRLEDDVNPNELTGEYLNPKDFFEQIQQEDTILLDARNDYEYELGHFRGAVKPDIKNFRDLPNWVRDNKDILEGKKIITYCTGGIRCEKFSGWLVKEGFENVAQLHGGIATYGKDPEVKGQLWDGQLYVFDERIGVPVNQTEHVVVGKDFYTGEPCERYVNCAHPPCNRKILCSEENEHKYMRSCSDECRTSPENRYVMEHGLTEEEVAERLAVIEREKETANI; translated from the coding sequence ATGAAAGATTACCGTGTACTACTGTATTACAACTATGTTGACATTGAGAACCCGGAGGAAGTCACTGCACAACACAAACAACTGTGTTCTGACCTTGGCCTTATGGGGCGCATCCTGATTTCGTCTGAAGGGATCAACGGGACATGTTCCGGTACGATCGAGCAGACGGATGCGTATATGGAAGCGATGAGACAGGATCCTCATTTCAAGGATACTGTATTCAAGATCGACGAAGCAGACGAGCACGCGTTCAAGAAATTGAAAGTGAAGCACCGTCCAGAGCTTGTGACTCTCCGTCTTGAAGATGATGTGAATCCAAATGAGCTTACAGGTGAGTACCTTAATCCAAAGGATTTCTTTGAACAAATCCAACAGGAAGATACAATCCTTCTTGATGCACGTAACGACTATGAATATGAATTGGGACACTTCAGAGGAGCCGTGAAGCCGGATATCAAAAACTTCCGCGATCTTCCGAACTGGGTCCGCGATAATAAAGATATACTTGAAGGCAAAAAGATCATCACGTATTGTACAGGTGGGATCCGCTGCGAAAAATTCTCAGGCTGGTTAGTGAAAGAAGGCTTTGAGAATGTGGCACAGCTCCACGGTGGAATCGCAACCTATGGAAAAGACCCTGAAGTAAAAGGGCAACTATGGGACGGCCAGCTTTACGTATTCGACGAGCGCATCGGTGTTCCTGTCAACCAGACCGAGCACGTTGTCGTAGGGAAAGATTTCTACACAGGCGAACCTTGTGAGCGCTACGTAAACTGTGCCCACCCGCCTTGTAACCGAAAGATCCTTTGCTCAGAAGAAAATGAGCATAAATATATGAGAAGCTGTTCCGATGAGTGCCGCACAAGTCCTGAAAACCGCTATGTTATGGAGCATGGTTTGACGGAGGAAGAAGTGGCAGAGCGTTTGGCAGTGATTGAGCGGGAGAAGGAAACGGCGAATATCTAA
- a CDS encoding penicillin-binding transpeptidase domain-containing protein, protein MIKKIMLLCTVVALSLLFAGCQEKAQPDDRLQEYVDLWNKGKFDKMFSDYANSSTKETFKKEDFVTRYKDIYNDLEVKDVKVSFKKPDKEVEWDKKSKAEFPMTISYNTLAGEVSYKKDVTLTKEKKDDDENWFVDWDPSFILPEMEKGDKVGVESISAKRGEILDRNQQPLAINGEAFELGIVPKEFNENDLSKLSSLLDLSPEQIKSKLDASWVKPDYFVPIKKIALKERPLALEVIELDGLYSKRVPAREYPYGEATAHLTGYIGKLTAEKLEKLKDKGYTAQSLMGLSGAEEVYEEQLRGKDGQRIYLKKQDSEDTVTVAEQPVEDGKNITLTIDAEMQKKIYAQMKNEAGTAAAVNPQTGEALALVSTPAYDPNEFVLGMSSEEYKKLADDPRKPLRNRFPLAYSPGSTMKGITASVGLKSGKLDPKKIYDIPGKKWQKDESWGNYKVVRVFDNESKVDLESALKFSDNIYFARVGLDMGAETFIAGLKDFGFGEEIPMSYPIYKSQVSNDGEISKEVQLADSAFGQGEVLMSIVHIASAYGGIINDGTMMEPKLLKDEEPKVWKKDLLLKEQADMMKTNFRKVVTEGIAGKASVEGKAIAGKTGTAEIKSEQGTKGKENGVFVSYDQNDPSMVLAMLLEDVQDAGGSTHTVQVAKKFYDSWK, encoded by the coding sequence ATGATCAAAAAAATCATGCTGCTTTGTACCGTCGTCGCTCTCAGTCTACTGTTCGCAGGATGTCAAGAGAAGGCTCAGCCGGATGATCGCCTGCAGGAATACGTGGATCTTTGGAACAAAGGGAAGTTCGATAAAATGTTCTCAGACTATGCGAACTCCTCTACCAAGGAAACATTCAAAAAAGAAGATTTCGTTACAAGATACAAAGATATTTATAATGACCTCGAAGTGAAGGATGTCAAAGTATCTTTTAAAAAGCCGGATAAAGAAGTGGAATGGGACAAAAAATCGAAAGCGGAATTTCCTATGACCATTTCATATAATACCCTCGCCGGTGAAGTTTCATATAAAAAAGATGTCACGTTGACAAAAGAAAAGAAGGATGACGATGAAAACTGGTTCGTGGATTGGGACCCTTCGTTCATCCTGCCAGAAATGGAAAAGGGAGACAAGGTCGGAGTGGAAAGCATTTCTGCCAAACGCGGGGAGATCCTTGACCGGAATCAGCAGCCCCTTGCTATCAATGGGGAAGCCTTTGAGCTTGGGATTGTCCCGAAAGAGTTCAATGAGAATGACTTGAGCAAGCTGTCATCTTTACTTGATTTATCACCAGAACAAATAAAGAGTAAATTGGACGCAAGCTGGGTAAAGCCTGACTATTTCGTTCCAATTAAAAAAATTGCCTTGAAAGAGCGTCCACTCGCACTGGAAGTAATTGAACTGGACGGACTATACTCCAAGCGGGTGCCTGCCAGGGAATACCCATACGGAGAAGCCACTGCCCATCTCACCGGTTATATCGGAAAACTTACGGCAGAGAAATTGGAGAAGCTGAAAGACAAAGGCTATACCGCTCAGTCCTTGATGGGCTTAAGCGGAGCAGAGGAAGTCTATGAAGAACAGCTGAGGGGCAAAGACGGTCAGCGTATCTATCTGAAGAAACAAGATTCAGAAGACACGGTTACCGTGGCCGAGCAGCCTGTTGAGGACGGAAAGAATATTACACTCACCATTGATGCCGAGATGCAAAAGAAGATATACGCACAGATGAAGAATGAGGCAGGGACGGCAGCCGCCGTTAATCCCCAAACAGGAGAGGCACTGGCCCTTGTGAGCACACCTGCCTATGATCCGAATGAATTCGTATTAGGGATGTCTTCAGAGGAATATAAGAAACTTGCGGACGATCCGAGAAAGCCCCTACGGAACCGATTCCCGCTTGCCTATTCACCAGGATCAACAATGAAGGGGATCACGGCTTCTGTCGGTCTGAAATCCGGCAAGCTGGATCCCAAAAAAATCTACGACATTCCGGGGAAGAAGTGGCAAAAGGATGAATCATGGGGGAATTATAAAGTGGTCCGTGTGTTTGACAATGAGAGCAAAGTGGATCTGGAAAGCGCCCTTAAATTCTCGGATAACATCTATTTTGCACGGGTCGGACTGGATATGGGTGCCGAGACGTTTATTGCAGGCTTGAAGGATTTCGGCTTTGGCGAAGAGATCCCTATGTCCTACCCGATTTACAAATCACAGGTTTCAAACGACGGAGAAATCTCCAAAGAAGTCCAACTGGCCGATTCTGCTTTCGGTCAAGGGGAAGTGCTGATGAGCATCGTTCACATAGCAAGTGCATATGGGGGTATCATCAACGACGGCACCATGATGGAACCAAAACTCTTGAAGGATGAAGAACCGAAAGTGTGGAAGAAAGACCTGCTTTTAAAAGAACAGGCAGACATGATGAAAACGAATTTTCGAAAAGTGGTCACAGAAGGCATCGCGGGAAAAGCGAGTGTAGAAGGTAAAGCGATCGCCGGTAAGACCGGCACAGCAGAGATCAAGTCGGAGCAGGGAACGAAAGGCAAGGAAAATGGAGTGTTCGTTTCCTATGATCAAAATGACCCGTCCATGGTTCTCGCCATGCTCCTGGAAGATGTACAGGATGCAGGCGGGAGTACACATACCGTCCAAGTGGCCAAGAAGTTTTATGATAGTTGGAAATAA
- a CDS encoding SDR family oxidoreductase translates to MDFGLKNKTVIVTASSKGLGKATALELAKEGARVLISSRNEEELQKTANEIMNLAGNQDIHYTTCDMTKPDDIRSLVETAVSKLGGLDILINNTGGPPAGGFQNFEDDDWQYAFELNLLSYIRTIREVIPHMKRNNGGRIVNIASSSTKQSIDGLILSNTFRTGMVGLSKSLSRELAQDHILINTVGPGRIATDRVAELDQLNAEKRNMTVDELRNMSEKAIPLGRYGEPDEFARVIAFLVSDANTYLTGQSLVVDGGMVTAL, encoded by the coding sequence ATGGATTTCGGATTAAAAAATAAAACAGTCATCGTGACCGCATCAAGTAAAGGGTTAGGAAAAGCCACGGCACTGGAACTGGCCAAAGAAGGAGCCCGTGTGCTTATTTCCAGCAGAAATGAAGAAGAGCTTCAGAAGACCGCAAATGAAATCATGAACTTAGCAGGGAATCAGGACATTCATTACACGACATGTGATATGACGAAACCGGACGATATCCGCTCCCTTGTTGAAACAGCGGTATCGAAACTGGGTGGACTGGATATTCTCATCAATAATACGGGCGGTCCACCAGCGGGAGGATTTCAAAACTTCGAAGATGATGATTGGCAGTATGCCTTTGAATTGAACCTACTCAGCTATATTCGAACGATTCGAGAGGTCATTCCTCATATGAAAAGGAATAATGGTGGGCGGATCGTGAATATCGCCTCTTCTTCCACGAAGCAGTCCATTGACGGCCTGATTCTTTCCAACACGTTCAGGACCGGAATGGTCGGGTTATCTAAAAGCTTATCAAGGGAACTCGCCCAGGATCATATTCTCATCAACACGGTCGGTCCCGGAAGAATTGCAACAGACCGGGTGGCGGAACTGGATCAACTAAACGCTGAGAAGCGGAATATGACCGTTGACGAGTTGAGAAATATGAGTGAAAAAGCGATTCCCCTGGGACGATATGGTGAGCCGGATGAGTTTGCCAGGGTGATTGCTTTCTTAGTCTCTGACGCGAACACTTATTTAACCGGACAATCATTGGTCGTTGATGGTGGAATGGTCACAGCATTATAA
- a CDS encoding TRAP transporter permease yields MMSNQKNTSVEELDREGNTRSKYPKVIGLFLLVLAAGIALFHLYTSYAGALVDVKQRSIHLYGLMAIGFILYPFVSKKKDQSVPFYDYILSGLSLIVGIYMLFSAERIIRTGGQINDMDFYIGILVIVLLLELTRRVTGWGLTLLALGFLLYGLYVKLSIYPELNSQITLTVTKKMISQLVYITEGILGTAIGVSASYIILFILFGAFLSRSGMGKLFNDLALAVAGHTKGGPAKVAVIASGFLGSINGSAVANVVTTGAFTIPLMKKIGYKKEFAGAVESAASVGGQILPPIMGAAAFIMAENLNIPYTKVILAGIIPALLFYIGILLQVHFRASKRGLNGVPKSELPSVKAVLAERGHLIIPMVILLYLLFSGKTPFYAAFWSILATIIISGSKQVLALSTLLGVFFVFQPQVNGLLSGEGIPPLKNGWWELLLVVVIPLLINLFRKSRNLEAEEIGLKDCVQALEEGAKTTIPVAVACGAVGIVVGVASLTGVALELANSIVGIGEMIDSPLLQLVITLLLTMVTSIVLGMGLPSIPTYIITSTMAAPILLQLPLFRELAGSTETAVFVAHMFVFYFGIFANITPPVALAAFAGAGISGGDPTKTGFQAMRLAIAGFIVPFMFVFSHEMLMVDATVTSIITLTLTSVIGVFLLSVAIEGYFKKKFPINLRLISAVAAFLLIYPGWVTDIIGFVVFVFVLFWNYQGKGKPMNKEINIPN; encoded by the coding sequence ATGATGAGTAATCAGAAGAATACATCAGTGGAAGAGTTGGACCGGGAAGGCAATACGAGGAGCAAGTACCCAAAGGTGATCGGTCTATTCCTTTTAGTATTGGCCGCCGGGATTGCCCTCTTCCATTTATACACGTCCTATGCAGGAGCATTGGTCGATGTGAAACAGCGAAGCATTCACTTATATGGACTGATGGCGATCGGCTTCATCCTATACCCCTTTGTTAGTAAAAAGAAAGATCAATCGGTTCCGTTTTATGACTATATCTTAAGTGGATTATCCTTGATTGTCGGCATTTATATGTTATTCAGTGCAGAACGCATCATCCGCACAGGCGGGCAGATCAACGATATGGATTTCTACATCGGGATCCTTGTCATCGTCCTGCTTCTGGAATTGACCAGGCGTGTGACCGGGTGGGGATTGACCCTCCTGGCACTGGGATTCTTACTATATGGCCTCTATGTGAAACTGTCGATCTACCCTGAATTGAATTCGCAGATCACGCTGACCGTAACCAAAAAGATGATTTCCCAACTTGTCTATATTACAGAAGGGATCCTCGGTACCGCTATTGGTGTATCTGCAAGCTATATCATTCTTTTCATCCTGTTCGGCGCATTCCTAAGCCGGTCCGGAATGGGGAAATTATTTAACGATCTGGCCTTGGCTGTTGCCGGTCATACGAAAGGTGGTCCCGCTAAAGTTGCCGTCATTGCCAGCGGGTTCCTCGGTTCCATTAATGGATCAGCCGTTGCCAATGTCGTGACGACAGGTGCCTTTACCATTCCCTTGATGAAAAAGATCGGCTACAAGAAAGAATTTGCAGGAGCTGTCGAATCAGCAGCAAGTGTGGGAGGGCAGATCCTCCCGCCGATCATGGGTGCCGCTGCCTTCATTATGGCTGAAAATCTTAATATCCCTTATACGAAGGTGATTCTGGCGGGTATCATCCCTGCCCTCTTATTCTACATCGGGATCCTGCTTCAGGTGCACTTCAGAGCATCCAAGCGGGGGTTGAATGGAGTACCGAAATCGGAACTTCCATCCGTGAAAGCCGTTTTGGCAGAGCGCGGACATTTAATCATTCCGATGGTGATTCTTCTCTACTTATTGTTTTCAGGAAAAACACCATTCTACGCTGCCTTTTGGTCCATTTTAGCTACGATCATCATTTCAGGATCAAAGCAGGTTCTCGCCTTATCGACTTTACTCGGGGTATTCTTTGTGTTTCAACCACAAGTGAATGGTCTTCTATCCGGAGAAGGGATTCCTCCTTTGAAAAACGGATGGTGGGAGCTCCTGTTGGTTGTTGTGATTCCCCTGCTGATCAATCTATTTAGAAAATCCAGAAACTTGGAAGCTGAAGAGATTGGATTGAAGGATTGCGTTCAGGCATTGGAAGAAGGGGCAAAAACGACTATTCCTGTTGCCGTTGCCTGCGGTGCCGTGGGGATTGTGGTAGGAGTGGCTTCACTGACTGGAGTTGCCCTGGAACTCGCCAACAGTATTGTTGGGATCGGTGAAATGATCGACAGCCCTCTTCTACAGCTCGTGATTACGTTATTGCTGACGATGGTGACGTCCATCGTGCTGGGCATGGGACTGCCGAGTATCCCGACATATATCATCACAAGTACGATGGCAGCACCGATTCTTTTACAGCTGCCCCTGTTCCGTGAATTGGCCGGCTCGACGGAAACGGCCGTATTTGTCGCTCATATGTTTGTGTTCTATTTCGGGATTTTTGCGAACATCACGCCTCCTGTCGCATTGGCAGCCTTTGCCGGAGCGGGAATCAGCGGCGGGGACCCGACAAAGACCGGGTTCCAGGCGATGAGGCTCGCCATAGCCGGATTCATCGTTCCATTTATGTTTGTATTTTCCCATGAAATGCTGATGGTCGACGCTACGGTTACAAGCATCATCACGCTCACTCTTACATCTGTGATCGGCGTATTTCTGTTATCCGTGGCCATTGAAGGCTATTTCAAGAAAAAGTTCCCTATCAACCTGCGTCTCATCAGTGCAGTTGCAGCCTTTCTCCTGATTTATCCAGGCTGGGTGACAGACATCATAGGTTTTGTCGTATTCGTCTTTGTACTGTTTTGGAACTACCAGGGTAAGGGTAAACCGATGAATAAAGAGATTAATATTCCCAATTAA
- a CDS encoding DUF1850 domain-containing protein, translating into MNTLILSYEKQNIIVQPFLEEKDVSIRWTHSVEKEDWEEFFHIQKGTILLTSTRFKTFGAGVPDHAGDDTYIKDGWVYMTGIHQTIGSSLRFQTGKGTNHRIRVNGRTTSLEPQVSYQLSVRSVPLYKVIYMIVKD; encoded by the coding sequence ATGAACACATTGATTTTATCCTATGAAAAGCAAAACATAATCGTTCAGCCCTTTTTAGAAGAGAAGGACGTTTCCATACGCTGGACCCATTCGGTTGAAAAAGAAGATTGGGAAGAATTCTTTCATATTCAAAAGGGAACCATTTTGCTGACATCGACCCGTTTCAAAACGTTTGGAGCAGGCGTCCCTGACCACGCAGGAGATGATACGTATATCAAAGACGGCTGGGTGTATATGACGGGGATCCATCAAACGATCGGGAGCTCATTGCGTTTTCAAACAGGCAAGGGGACGAATCACCGCATTCGAGTGAACGGACGGACCACTTCCCTTGAACCCCAAGTGTCCTACCAATTATCGGTGAGGTCCGTCCCTCTGTATAAAGTGATTTATATGATTGTTAAAGATTAA
- a CDS encoding TAXI family TRAP transporter solute-binding subunit, whose amino-acid sequence MMKKLKWISMIAIVSILLAACGSDGTSGDGSSSEGGSSSQSVVFGTGGTSGAYYAIGGSLKPIFEESDSIGNVTVESTGASVANIQNITDGLNQMAIVMSDVAYDAVEGKGQFDGNKVDVQAMAGMYQNVVQVVAMSDSGIKSIEDLKGKKVGVGQVGSGVEQSAKKVLEAAGLTYDDLEKVTHTGYADSVQEMKNGTLDAAFFTSGVPNSNITDLMQQNDVSFVEIKGDLADKLMKKYPFYKTFTIDSGDEAKYNLDTKVETVGIQNMLIVSKDVSEDTVYDLTKRYYDYLGTDAVAVAPLKEVDRDEMAKGLIAPLHPGAKKFYEEKGLLE is encoded by the coding sequence ATGATGAAAAAATTAAAGTGGATTTCAATGATAGCCATCGTCTCCATCCTACTTGCTGCATGCGGAAGTGACGGGACAAGTGGAGACGGTTCAAGCAGTGAGGGTGGTTCTTCCAGCCAATCAGTAGTATTTGGGACAGGTGGGACATCAGGTGCTTATTATGCAATCGGGGGATCGTTAAAGCCCATTTTTGAGGAAAGTGATTCCATCGGAAATGTAACGGTAGAATCGACTGGTGCATCTGTTGCCAACATCCAGAACATCACGGACGGTTTAAATCAAATGGCCATCGTCATGAGTGACGTGGCATATGATGCCGTTGAAGGAAAAGGACAGTTCGACGGCAATAAAGTAGACGTTCAAGCAATGGCTGGCATGTACCAGAACGTGGTGCAGGTAGTCGCGATGTCTGATAGCGGTATTAAGAGTATTGAAGATTTAAAGGGTAAGAAAGTCGGTGTCGGACAGGTAGGTTCCGGTGTGGAGCAGAGCGCAAAGAAAGTATTGGAAGCTGCCGGCCTCACGTATGATGATCTTGAAAAGGTGACTCACACCGGCTATGCGGATTCCGTGCAGGAAATGAAGAATGGCACCTTGGATGCTGCATTCTTCACATCTGGAGTACCAAACAGTAATATTACAGACCTTATGCAGCAAAATGATGTATCGTTTGTCGAAATCAAAGGAGACCTTGCTGATAAGCTGATGAAGAAATATCCTTTCTACAAAACGTTCACCATTGATTCCGGTGACGAAGCAAAATACAACCTGGATACTAAAGTGGAAACCGTCGGGATTCAAAATATGCTGATCGTTTCAAAAGATGTAAGTGAAGATACCGTATACGATTTGACAAAGCGCTACTACGATTACTTAGGAACGGATGCAGTGGCAGTGGCACCCCTAAAAGAAGTCGACCGGGACGAGATGGCGAAGGGCCTCATAGCTCCCCTTCACCCAGGGGCGAAAAAGTTTTATGAAGAAAAAGGATTACTGGAATAA
- a CDS encoding response regulator, with protein MTKPINVLLIEDDPMVQEVNRMFIERVPGFTVCAIAGNGQEGAEKVSSFQPDLVLLDNFMPRQTGIETLQAFRQQGTDVDVIVISAAQDKETIRDMMRLGVVDYIIKPFKFERLKQALEKYRSFKQQISGEGMIGQREIDQLQGGHPTSADKHHVDLPKGLNAQTLQQIVQFLSGQSTPLSAEETAEGIGIARVTARRYLDYLQKSDQVHIMIEYGGIGRPVNRYQWKNG; from the coding sequence ATGACGAAACCAATTAACGTTCTGCTCATTGAGGATGACCCGATGGTTCAAGAGGTGAATCGTATGTTCATTGAACGGGTACCGGGATTTACGGTGTGCGCCATTGCCGGCAACGGACAGGAAGGCGCAGAAAAGGTCTCCTCTTTTCAACCTGACCTTGTCCTCCTGGATAATTTCATGCCCAGACAAACCGGAATCGAAACCTTACAGGCTTTTCGACAGCAGGGCACGGACGTGGATGTCATCGTCATATCTGCCGCACAGGATAAAGAAACCATCCGGGATATGATGAGATTGGGAGTCGTTGATTACATCATCAAGCCTTTCAAGTTTGAGCGGTTGAAGCAGGCCCTGGAGAAATATCGGTCATTTAAACAGCAGATATCAGGAGAAGGAATGATCGGACAGCGTGAGATCGATCAGCTTCAAGGAGGACATCCTACTTCTGCTGACAAACATCATGTGGATTTGCCAAAAGGGCTGAACGCGCAGACCCTTCAGCAAATCGTTCAATTTCTTTCCGGCCAATCCACCCCCCTTTCCGCTGAAGAGACGGCTGAAGGAATCGGGATTGCAAGGGTGACTGCTCGCAGATACTTAGATTACCTCCAGAAATCAGATCAGGTTCACATCATGATTGAATATGGCGGGATTGGGAGACCGGTCAATCGCTATCAGTGGAAAAACGGATAA
- a CDS encoding sensor histidine kinase: MNRKQMPIRWKMTILSFGVVLFALLIGFIIFVGKAIEMKKEELGNQALITARTVANLPTVQSHLEDSLGWKDIQPVVENIRTVNGSDYIVVLNMNRIRYSHPSEEQLGTISAGKDEGPAFAEHSYVSTAKGDLGTAVRGFVPVMNTDHQQIGVVVVGILLPSTFDIMSNLKSELIIIGAITLLFGMMGSWLLAGQIKKDTFQLEPHEIGKLLVERTATFQAMNEGIIAIDNQQRLTVFNEKAKEILLIKGNPTGKSIHEVLPSFKLPDVLITREPVYHEEMTLNNRIILHSRVPILVNEDIVGAVAVFQDRTEMTRLAEELTGVKEFVEALRVQNHEHQNALHTVAGLIQLEENAKALDYIFHSSREEEDLSSFLTERIKLDRLTGLLLGKIRRGRELGIEVQIDPDSYLTFLPPLLDEHDFVILLGNLIENSLYALKDTTEESKSVHVYLKEDPDTFHIEIEDNGIGISKEQMPQLFQHGYTTKGKDGSGIGLYLIHSIVNKSNGHIQVKSTPGEGTVFQLAFPMNGGNTDDETN; encoded by the coding sequence ATGAATCGAAAACAAATGCCCATTCGCTGGAAAATGACGATATTATCCTTTGGGGTTGTCTTATTTGCCCTATTGATTGGATTCATTATTTTTGTCGGAAAAGCGATCGAGATGAAAAAAGAGGAATTAGGGAATCAGGCCCTCATCACGGCGAGGACCGTAGCCAATCTCCCCACCGTTCAAAGCCACCTGGAAGACTCCCTTGGATGGAAGGACATTCAGCCCGTGGTCGAAAACATCCGAACCGTAAATGGATCGGACTATATTGTCGTACTCAATATGAATCGTATCCGCTATTCCCATCCATCCGAAGAGCAGCTCGGCACCATATCCGCCGGTAAGGATGAAGGCCCGGCCTTTGCGGAACATAGTTATGTCTCAACGGCCAAAGGTGACCTCGGCACGGCTGTGAGAGGGTTCGTGCCTGTCATGAACACGGATCACCAACAAATCGGTGTGGTTGTAGTAGGCATCCTTCTCCCTTCCACCTTCGATATTATGAGCAATCTAAAGAGTGAATTGATCATCATAGGAGCCATCACCCTTTTATTCGGCATGATGGGCTCTTGGTTGCTTGCGGGACAAATCAAGAAAGACACCTTTCAGCTTGAACCCCATGAAATCGGGAAGCTTCTTGTGGAACGCACCGCAACATTCCAAGCCATGAATGAAGGAATCATCGCCATTGATAATCAACAGAGACTAACCGTGTTTAATGAAAAGGCGAAAGAAATATTACTCATTAAGGGGAATCCGACCGGAAAGTCCATTCATGAAGTCCTCCCTTCTTTTAAGCTGCCAGACGTTCTGATAACCAGGGAACCTGTCTATCATGAAGAGATGACGTTAAACAACAGGATCATCCTTCATTCAAGGGTACCGATTTTGGTAAATGAAGATATTGTAGGGGCAGTTGCCGTGTTCCAGGATCGGACAGAGATGACAAGGCTTGCAGAGGAGCTGACGGGGGTCAAGGAGTTCGTCGAAGCATTACGAGTACAAAACCATGAACATCAGAATGCATTACATACCGTCGCCGGACTGATTCAACTTGAAGAAAACGCCAAAGCTCTCGATTATATTTTTCACTCTTCCAGGGAAGAGGAGGATCTCTCCTCCTTCTTAACCGAGCGGATCAAGCTTGATCGGTTGACCGGGCTGCTGTTGGGTAAAATCAGGCGTGGACGGGAACTGGGAATTGAGGTACAGATTGATCCCGATAGTTACCTAACCTTCCTTCCTCCCCTTCTGGATGAACATGATTTTGTCATCCTCCTGGGAAACCTGATCGAAAATAGTTTATACGCGTTAAAGGACACAACGGAAGAATCAAAGTCCGTCCACGTCTATTTGAAAGAAGATCCGGATACGTTCCATATCGAGATAGAAGACAATGGAATCGGGATATCAAAAGAACAGATGCCACAGTTATTTCAACATGGATACACGACCAAAGGAAAAGACGGATCGGGAATCGGGCTCTACTTAATCCACAGTATTGTGAATAAATCGAACGGTCATATACAAGTAAAATCAACCCCAGGGGAAGGAACGGTATTTCAGCTTGCCTTTCCCATGAATGGAGGGAACACAGATGACGAAACCAATTAA